The sequence below is a genomic window from Paucidesulfovibrio longus DSM 6739.
TGAACCCACTTCTGTTCCCTGGAATTCAGCCTACCCATCACGATTCCAAAGGCAATGTCTTCTACTCACTTGGTAATGTAGCCAATGAGCTGAACATCTCTGTCGAAGAGGTCGATACGTTGATTAACAAAGGCGAGATCGCGCTGATCGACGGCAGCAAGCTGTCTACTATCTCAACCAACAACTAAACCCAAAGAGGGGCGAGGGCCGTTGTGTCCTCCCCCTCGTTTTCCATCCCCAGCATATTTTGCCACAAAAATCTGAGCGCCTTCACGATATATCAATTAGCGCGTTTCCCCCCATACCCCGCCTTCGCTTCTATACGGTTCCAAGACATCTCAACCTGCTGCTTTTCTGAATGCCTCCTCTTATCAATCTCACTTCGAAACTCTTGACATGTGGCATTATTTTTTGTTTATCAAATTGCCAAACGAACGTTATGCAAATTGAAAAGGAGTGAATCGTGGAAGGCAAGTTCGTATCCTACCTACGTGTCAGCACAGAAAGACAAGGAAGAAGTGGTCTTGGCATTGAAGCCCAGCGTAAGGCAGTTGAAGACTATTTGAATGGTGGTCAGTGGGAACTTCTTGAAGAGTACGTCGAAGTTGAAAGCGGAAAGAATAATGACCGTCCTGAACTGAAGCAAGCTCTTGAGCATTGTGATCTGACTGGAGCAACCCTCCTCATTGCAAAGCTCGACCGCCTGTCTCGTGACGCATACTTTTTGCTCGGTCTTCAACGTTCTGGCGTCCGCTTCGTATGTGCCGATATGCCTGAAGCAAATGAACTCACCGTGGGCATTATGGCGTTAATGGCGCAGGAAGAGCGCAAACGAATTTCAGAGCGAACAAAGGCCGCTCTAGCAGCAGCAAAGGCACGTGGCGTAAAGCTAGGCAACCCAAAGGGAGTTAAACATCTCCGAGGTCTTGGAAATGATCCAGCTGTCAAAAGGATCAAGGACAATGCTAATCATCGAGCGGAAAGGCTTCGTGGTCAGATTACCAAGCTGCTCGAACAAGGGATCACAAGCGCCAATGGGATTGCGACTGAACTGAATAGAAACAGCATCAGAACTCCTCGTGGAGGCCAATGGTATGCGGCCAGTGTTCAACGCTTGATGAAGCGTCTTGAACTCGACCTGTCATCGCATATTCTATAGCAAGAAACAGCAACCTATGATAACGGGATATACAAATACACTCAGGCTATTTGCAACAGGGAGAGTCAAATGCCTAGAATCCCGTCTCTAAAAAAGGAATATTATTGTCATTGTCCGCTTTGTGAATCCAAAGTTGTTGCGAGCGTTGAATCGGTCACTCAGCACTACCAACTCGAACACAACACAAGTATCAGAGAAAGCTACGCTCGCCAGATAATGAATTCAAATCCCCATGCTCATTATCCTGAGAACAATGAAACCTGGGTAACCTGTGGAGCTCCGGGCTTAGGGCGACGCAGCTAGCTTTTCGCTTTTTTTCACGCGTCTATCCAAGGACGACCCGTGCTTGACTGATGTGTCACCAAGCGGGTACACAGTAAGAGAGTGTTCACCCACGACTTACATGAAGAATGCCACATAGAATCAAGCGGTTAGGTGAGACGTAAAAACATACTCCCACCCTCTCCGCCACGCATTCCATAAGGGGTTTCAAGCCAAGGCTTGAAACCCCTTTTTCATTTTCATGAAAGCCTGCCCTTTTCCCCTGTTCACAAAATCCTGCACTTCCGCACGCATCGAGCCTCCATTGCCGAGACAATCTTCGTACCGCTTCAGTTGCACTCTCGCTGCATGCTTTTTCTTCGAACACTGTGCTGGCCATCTGGATAGCAAGCGAATTCGGTATGTTTTCAAAATGGCGCGCATTGCGGCATGTCCACCTGATTTGCTCACGATGCTCTGGAACAGAATCGATAAATGTAGTACTAAACGCCAACGACTATAGATTTACAACAGCAACGTCCGCAGCATCGGAGGTTTCGTGCCGAGCAAACGCAGAAACATGCAGCTTGCCGCGACGGCAATGGCCTTTTATCTGGTCGCGGTCACCATGCTCTATATGGCCGAATCCGATGCGGACAGCGGAAACATTCACAGCATCAGCGACGCCGTATGGTATTCCATCGTCACGTTGACGACCGTAGGCTACGGTGATTTCTACCCTGTCACGCTCCCCGGACGCATTGCGGGGCTGCTCCTCGTTCTCGGCAGTCTTGGGGTTCTCAGCGTGCTCATAGGAACCCTGACCGACAATTTCATCACCATGAGGGAGAGCAGACATATGGGCTACGGCGGCACCAAGTTCAGCAATCATATCATCGTGGTCGGCTGGGACCGTTTCGCGGAGAAAGTAACGGCGCAACTCGTCACCGCGCACAACCGGGTCTGCGTCATCACGGAGCACAAGGAAAACGTCGACCTGATCTACGAGCAGTTTCCGCGCGATTGGGTTTTCGTTCTCTACGCGGAGCTGCACAATCAGGACGTGCTGGACAAGGTCAACATATCCGAGGCCAAGGTGCTCTTCCCCAACCTCAAGGACGACGCCCGCAATCTCGTCTACGTCATCAACGTGCGCAAAAAGCACCCGCATCTTCAGATCGTGATGACGCTCGACAATTACGACCTTCAGGAAACATTCGAGAATGCGGGCGTAAACTACACCATCTCGAAAAACGATGTCTCCTCCAAGATGCTCGCAAGCTATATCTTTGAGCCGGACGTTGCCCGGTTCAACGAGGATCTGCTGGCCTCCGCTTCGGGCAGGGAGGATTTCGACGTGCAGCAATACAGGGTGCTTCCGGATTGCTCTTATGCGGGGATGCCCTATTCCCAGGTCTTCGAGGATCTGAAACGCCGCTTCAACGTCGTTCCCATCGGCCTGAGCAAGCCGGCGGGCGAAACACGGGTTCTGCACAAGCTGCCCGACGACGACATGCTTGTGGAAGTGGGAGATTATATTCTGCTGATCACGTCCGGGCTCAAGGTGGCGGAGCTGGAATGTCTCTTCAAAATCAAGGAAGGCGTGTTCTAACATGCTTCTCAAATGCGCTCGCATTTTTTAGTATGCGAAGGTTGAGTCTTTATCAGGCGGCTAACCACGGCTATCGCGCAGGAGGTCGTATGCATCGGCAACTCAGAGCATTCCCGCAACCGGCGCCGTTCGCATTTTCCATTCGCGCATATGTTGCGATTCCTCTTCTGCTATTCGGCCTGCTGCTGTGCGCCGGATCGGCCCTGGGCTACGGGGGCGGCGGCGGAGGCGGCGGAGGCGGTGGTGGGGGCGCCGGAGGCGCGGCCATCGGGGGGACCGGGGGCAGCGTCGATGTCGAACCCATGAAGGGCATAGAGAACGTACCGGTCATGCCCGAAGACTTCGGATGGGGGAGCGGAACCGGGTCGAGGACCAACGTTGGAGGCAGCGTTCCCTCGGATATGACTTCGAGTTCCAAGACCAGCAGCGCGGTGAACGCGCTGACAAAGGCGATCCTGATCAACCGTCTGATCGCCGCCATCAAGCTTGCGCATCCGGGCCTCGGCCTGGCCGTGGACGTCGGCAGCAAAATCAACAGCGCGGTGTCCTTGGCCAAGGCGGTCAAAGCCAAGCTGGACAAGGCGAAAAAAGACTACGGCAAGGCCGCGGCCACGGTGGTCAATTCCAACATGAACGTGGACACCAACCAGGGATACAGCGACTACGCCAAGCTCGGATCGACCACGGGTGGCGGCGGGGCCGAACAAAATCTGCACGAACACGGGCTTTGGTAGGAGGATCGCATGCGCAGCAAAACCAGCATCATTCTTGTGCCGCTCGTGAGTCTTTTCCTCCTTGTGGGCGTCGCGGCAGGGCAGGACGGTCAATGGCCGCAGGATGCGCGCGATGTGGCCGCGACGCTGTATCAACGCATGATCGGCCAGTACGACGGATCCGGCAACGTGCATTTCAACGCCAAAGGGGAGCAGGCTTTGGAAGGCGGCACTTCCGGCGGATTTGCGGGCTTCCGGAACGGCAACATCTTTTTCCTGCACTATGAGAACGATGCGGCCGGGAAAGCGTATAACGCCAAGGTTCTCGGCCTGTTCAACCTCAGCGACGACTACGGCAGATTTGCGGCCTTGCGTTTCACGGCCGACTACAAGGTCATGTGGCGCGACATCATGATCAATTCCAGCGCGGCGGTTACGGTGTCCCCGCCCAAGCTCCCGGTCCAGGTCTATCTCGTCCCGGCCGAGCTTGTGGAAGGAGCGGCGCGGGATGCGGGCGTTTTCAACAGCTGGACCTCGCTCTACGAATTCGCGGCCGAAAATTCCTACAAAAAGGACCAGGAACCGGAAACACGGGTCTGGTACGTCATCAGCTTCGTGATGAGCAAGTTGCCGCCCGATGCGGACGTGGACGTGATCGTCTCCTCAAAGCGCTCTTCCAACCGCAGCAGCCAAAACGACGCGGCGGTCCGGCAGGAGGTGCTCGACTACGCGGGCTGGCGCGTGCACGCCTTCGCAACCAGGTTCAAGCCCTGCTCCACTCGCGGCAGGTTCTACATCAATTACTACTACACTCCGGGCGCGGACGTTCCGGACGATCTGCGTGAGCGAAGGCTCGCCGCCCAGTTTGACTCCAAACAATGACAGCCCTTCCCGGAAACGACAAAAGGGGACCGTCCAAGGACGGTCCCCTTTGATCTTTTCCTTGAAAAAGGCGCTAGCTCTTCATGTTCACGTATTGCAGCGGAAGTTCGAGCTTGGCGTCGCGCAGCAGCTGGATCACGGCCTGAAGATCATCGATCTTCTTTCCGTTGACCCGGACCTGATCGTCCTGAATGGACGCCTGGACCTTGAGCTTGCTGTCCTTGATCATCTTCACGATCATCTTGGCGGTATCCTTGTCGATGCCTTCCACGAGCTTGATGGACTGCTTGAGCTGGCCTTTGGAGGTCGGCTCGGTATCGCCGAACTCCATGACGCGATGATCGACCTTGCGCCGCGTGAAATGGCTGATCAACAGGTCACGAATGGCCTGGACCTTCATGTCGTCGCCCGTGACGAGGTCGATTTTCTTGTCTTTCTTGTTCAGGTCCAATTCCGTGGGCACATTGCGAAAATCGAAGCGGGTGGCCAGCTCCTTCTTCACGTTGTTCACGGCGTTGTCCACTTCCTGCAGGTCTATCTGGTTCACGATGTCGAAAGACGGCATGAGTTCGTCCTCTATGATCGCGCTCTTGCAGCGAGCGCGCTAAAGAGTGATGGCAGGACCGAAAAATTCGATGGACAGGACTTCGTAGTAGATTTTGCCGCGAGGGGCATCCACAACGGCTTCATCTCCGACCTCTTTGCCGAGCAGGGCGCGCCCCACAGGAGAAAGGATCGAGATGCTGCCCTTGCAGTAGGAGGTTTCGTCCGGTCCGAGCAGAAGGTAGCGCTTGATCTCGTCCGTGTCCGTGTCCTGGATTTCCACGGTGGCGCCGAAAGCGACCTTCTCGCCGCCGAGGGTGGTCATGTCGATGACGTTGAACTTGGGGACGCGGGATTCGATGTAGGTGATCTTCGCTTCCAGCATTCCCTGGCGCTCGCGCGCGGCGTCGTAGCCGGCGTTTTCGCTCAGGTCGCCTTCTTCGCGGGCTTCCTTGATGGCCTGGATGATGGCCGGGCGTTCCGCCTTGAGGCTCGCCAGTTCGCGTTTGACCAGTTCATAGCCTTCAACAGAAATAGGGATGCTTTCCATTGTCTCTTGGTTCCTTGTCTTAACTTGATTGCGCCTTGGCCCGCGTGGATTTCTACGAGTGTTGGTTGGGGCCGAAGGCCGCGTCGGCTGAACTGTCTGGGTAGAACATAGAACGGTTTGGGTCAAGACCAGAATGCCCTGAAACGGCTCAGGGGGAGTTAAATCGCGAGCAACGGCGCAGGATAACGCGGCTTGAGTCCCCCTGGCCCGGTACTCCGCCAGGTCATAAATAAATACGATTCACGTTCTGTCTGAAATCATATCGAACAGCCTGTGCGCAATTCAAAAAGATTCAACCGTGGAACCGAGCGGTGAACCCTGAATACGCTCCCGGCATAGGGAATGCGCTGACCTGCCGCCCCGGCATTTTGTCGCACGATCACGTCTTGTTCGAGAAATTCCAATTCCATGGGCACGATTTCCCGCTCTCCGTCCCCGCAAAGGCTTTCGCGCTCTTCAGGAGTCAAGCCCATGCTCGTGCCGTCGGCAAAATCGACGCCGAGCACGGATTGTGTGGTGCGCAACCGGACGATACGCCCTTTTTTGTCGAATTGGAGCGAGTTGAGATCGCCGCTGATGCCGACTGCGTCGGAATCGTACGCCCAAACTTCGCCTACGGGGGTCTGCACGGGATACGGGCTTGCCGGTTCCAGGCTGCGGACCGCACCGTTTTCCCAGAAGGAAACGCCGATGCGTGCGGCCAAGGGACCGAGCGGAGTCGGAACCTCCACGGTATCGCCCGGCCAGAGCGTCAGGCTGCGCCAGCGCCCCTGCGCATCGAAACAGAGACTGAGCGGCCTGATGCGCGAGCGTCCCCAGGGCAATTCCAATTCAACCCACTCCGCCAGCCCCAGTTCATCCTCCTGGGACCAATAGCCGGAAAGCCTTCCATTGAGCGGGAAGACGCGGTTGATGCAGCCCTGTTCATGGAACGTCAGCAGTTCCGCCGTGACGACGCCCGCAGGCGTATTCAACGGAGTTCCTTGCTCCAATGGGAGGTATTGCAGCATGCCGTTCTGATGGAAGCACAAGGGCTGCACTTCCTTTCTGCGCAGATCGTCCGTGGTGTGTTGCGGAATGAAGCTTCCCAGGGATGTGGCCAGCGACACGGGAGCGGCAGGAACGCAGCTGCGCGGACTGCCGTCAGGGTAACACTCCGGATCACCCTGAACAGGAATCGGACCATAACGCGTATGCAGCATCTGCATTCGGGCATCTCCTTCGTTTACCGACGATACCAGCAAGGCGGATACCAAGGCATAACACGCTGTATTCCAATGAATTTTCAAGACTGCGGAGACTACATTCTTGCAGCAGCATACAAAAACGAAGGCAATGCAAACCAAAACGTAGCCAGCTTCGAGCTGCCGTGGTCAGCGTCTTCGATCCTGGGCTTCAAGGATTTTCCGGCACTCGGACAAATAGGGCTGGGCCTGCGGATATTCGGCCACGCATTCCAGTTGGGGAAGCGCTTCGCGCACCCTGCCGAGATTCATGAGCCCGATTCCGAGACAGAGCCGAAGGTTGGGATCATCCGGAAACGCGCTCAGCCCACGCGAGAGCATCTGAACGGCCTCCTCTGTTCGGGCGTTTCGGTTGAGCAGCATCCCCAGGCCGAGAAAAGCCTTGTTGTCCGGCGCATGGGCCAAGGCGCGCCGATACAGTTTTTCGGCCACTGGATCCCGCTGCTCAGGGGCATATTGGGAAGCATAATCGCCCTGATCGAATGTCATGCCGAGTCTTGCGAAGAAATCCGCGAATTCCGCAGAGAGGTGCGGTGCGTCTGCTGTTTCCAGCGTGTCGACAAACCCCGGAAGCGCGTCGTGATAGCCTTGTTTGAGCGATTTTCCCCAGGCATGGACCTGTTCGAACTCCAGTTCCGGATCCATGTCGAGCCAAAGCAGATCCTCTTCGCGATTCATCCAGACTTCATCCGAGATTCCGAAGCGCTGGCGAGCCTGCTCGTACAGCTCCGTCCCCGGCAGGACGGTGAGCACATGAAACAGCGTCACGAGCGGTCGTATTTCAGTCAGCAATTGTGCGCTTTCCCGTATCGATTCGGCGGTTTCGCCGGGATTCCCGTAAATGATATACGCTCGCGCCACCATCCCGTATCGGGTGGTCAAGTCGAAGGCCCGCCGAATCTGCGCATTGTCGGTTTTCTTGCGCAGCCTTTCGCGAACGGCAGGCGAACCGCTCTCCACGCCGTAACTGATCTGGACGCACCCTGCGGACCGCATGGCCTCGAGAATTTCCTCATCGACCCGGTCCACGCGGGAAATGGCCTGCCATGCCGCCCCTGGAACCCGTTCCCGCAGAAGTCGACAGAATTCGAGCACATACTCGCGCCGAAGGGTGAACGTATCGTCCGAAACGTAGAAAAACCCGACTCCTCGCGCCGCAAGCCTTTGCACCTGCCGCGCCAGGTATTCGGGGGAATGGAACCGCACCTTCGCCCCCCAGAACCTGGGAGAACCGCAAAAGGTGCATTTGCCGGGACAACCGCGCGACAGAATCACATGCTGGAACGTGAAATATTTGGAAGGATCAGGAAGTTCGTCCAGATTTTCAATCAGCGCGGCGCAATCATTTTCCCGCACGCCCTCCCCTTCACGCCAGGAAAGGCCGGAAACAGTAGAAAGAGGCGCGCCGCACTCCAAAGCATCCAGAAATGCCGGGAATGCCCGTTCTCCTTCTCCACGTATAATGAAATCAACATATTCGAAATTTTCTAGAAAAAATCTAGAAAGAAAAGTCGCGCCGATTCCACCGAATACGACTCGGACGTCAGGCAGAATCCGTTTGGCAGCCTTGGCCGCATCCAGCGCGCCCCAACGGTTGGCCGCGAACACGGAGACGGCGAGAACGTCCGGGGCGATCTCGCAGAGTTCCGCTTCCATGATGTCGGGTTTGCCGCGTAGGGAATGCCAATTCGCAACAACGACGTCGTGCCCCGACTCGATGAGCGCGGCAGCGAGGTAATACAGCCCGATGGGCATGGCGGCTACGTTTTCCGCCTCGGTCCGATCATGCAGGAAGTAGGGATAGACCAGCAGTATCTTCATGGCTTTGGAACATGTCACAAAAGCCCTCCTGGGCCAAGCCGACGGGAATGCCGGGCCAGGACGGCGTAAACGCCGAAGGCCCCGCTGGGCGGGGCCTTCGGAACAGCTATTGCGTCTTGATATGGGAGTCAGGACCGCAAATGCTCGACAAAAATAGTGACCGTTTTTCCGTTACGTACTGTTTCCCGAACTGACAGACCCATGCGTTGGTGTTCGTGAGGAGATAGGATTTCTCGCGTTCCGTCAGTTCGTCGGCATTGACAATGCCGAAATTCGAAACCAATTCGCTCCAAGTGAAACGATTTCTGGACGATTTATCGGACATGATTGACTCTCGTCTCCTTGCAAAGGCGTAATTCGTTCGGGAATGAGCCACGCTTTGCCTATTTTCCGCCTGCGGGTTTGGGAGCAGGCTTGGCAGCCCCTTTTGAAGCCGCGTCATTGGTCTGAGCGGGTTTGTCCTTCGCAGGCGTGCTCTTTTCTCCGGCAACAGCGGCAGGCTTCTCCTTGGCCACGGAGGTTTCCGCAGCAGGAACGGAGCCAACGGCAACGGGGGTACTGTCGCAACCCTCGGCCTTCTTGGGTTCGGGTTCCTTGTCCGAAATGACCAGGGGCTCGCCTTCGTCCTCGTACGCCAGCCAGGACAATTCCAGCGAGAATTTTTCCTTGTTTTTCTTTTGCTTGGCGGAAACCTCGATTTCAACATTTTCCGGCGGAGTCAGCGTAAGGAACTCCTCCCCTCTGCGGACAACGATGCGCCCCTCCCGAAAGCCTTTCACCAGGGCTTCAAGATAACCAAGGGCATCTTCGTAAGCCATCACCTGTTTGACTTCGATTTTGTTCTTATCCATGAGTCCTCCAAAGTAAAAGGTGGAATCCAAATGAAAATGTCATGTCAAAGACATCAACGCCGGGACAAGTTTTTCCGGGTCGATTCCGGCTGATCCGTCCCCCTGGACCAACGGTAAGTCGATGACCTCCACGCCAAGAGCCAAAATCCGCTTTTTTTTCAGCCCGCCGGGGTAGTTCGCATTGCGTGAATCGACCAGCACCGCGTTAAGCAATGACCCCACGGGTGCGTCCGCTCCCGCATCGCGCCGCAACAGCGCCAGCAGCCTCTCCACGAGGTCGGCAACGCTCAAGCCCACGCATTCGGGATCAGGCAGAGTGTTCGGGACATAGACCTTGGGACAGGCATTGGCGGCCACAGCCGACCCAACCCCCGCGACGAGCAGGTTGGCAAGCACGCTTGTGTAAAAACTACCAATGGGGAAACAGATCAGGTCAGCCTCGCCGATCAGGCGTTTCATTTTGCGCCTGACCGTGGCCTGCACTGGCGTGGGATCGTCGAGGCTCTGCACGGTCCAGATGTCCGCGATGCTTTTCTGCAACGGCGCGGATTCCTTGCCCGTGATCATGTGTTGGCCCACGATTTCCTTGCCGTCTGCGAGGCGAACGGCAAGGTGCAGATCCTTGTTGACCACGGGGCGAACCATGCCGAGTACCCGCACCAGCTTGGAAAAGATGAATATCACCGGATCAATATGCCGTCGGTTGGCCAGGAAGCCCGCCGTGAGCACCAGATTGCCGAGGCTGGCTCCGCGCAGATCAAAATCGTCGGGCATGCGTTCGATGAATTCGCGGAAATGGTTCCGGATGATCTTGCGCATGGGGTCATGCACGCAGGCGATCAGCCGATGCCTGCCGCGCGCCAACGACTCGAGCTCCGCGATCAGTTGCTCCCGCGTATCCGTCTTGGAAAGTCGGTGCGCGAAGAGATTGAATATTTCCGGGTTGCCTTGCAGGCTGGTGTCGGCCAGGGCCATGAGCCTGTTGCGGATGTCTCCCACGGCGGGCATTGCGAATGCCTTTCGCAAAACGGCCGAGCTGCCGCCGGAATCGAACGGCGTGATCACGTGCACGGAATTGTGCGTGTACCGCACCAATTCGGAGCAGCAGTCCCGAAGGGCCGTTCCTCCGCTGAAAAAAAGAACACGGGGACCAAGCGCCGGGGTGTGCCTGTAGCGCTCCAGCTTGAGCCTGTCCGGCACCCGGACTTCACGCGAGACGCGTATGCGCAGCGGTTCCGAACGTGCGCTCACGCGCCCTCCTCCCCAATCATGCCGCCTTTCAGGAAATCGATGCAGGCGTCCGCCGCAACGTCGAAATCCACGCCGCCGGAAATCTCGAAGAGGGGACAACGAGACAACAGCTCCACGTATTGCTCAACGCCGGGATCCGCTTGCGCGGCCAAGTCCGCCGGGAGATAAAACAAGCCCGTGGGCTTCATGAACGCCGCCAGGAGATCGACCCTTTCACCGGGGTCAACGCGCCTGACTACTACGGCTCCGCGGTCGCGCTTCCAGTTGAGGATGACCAGTCCGTGGAGCGGAGCTTCGAGGACAAAGCGTCCAGGACCATAGCATACGTCGATCAGTCCGTCGTATTTGCGTTCCAGGTTCCAGAGTTCGTCCGCAGGCAGGGCCATGAACCTCACCCTGTCTTCGTCGGAAACGATGCGGGCGAGATCGGGGTTGTGCAGCGCGGTGCCGGGATTGATGCGGGGCTGCTTGGCCACGCCGAACATCATGGGACCGTCCTCTCCCGAAGATATCATCACCCTGTCGTTGCTCACGAACGTGGTTCCCCGGCTCATGAGATGCAGCGCGAGCGTGGACTTGCCCATGCCGGAAAAGCCAGCCAGGGCCAGCCCCCGGCCATTCAGGCAGACGCCCGCGGCGTGGCCAAGAAGACATCCCTGGTTCAG
It includes:
- a CDS encoding B12-binding domain-containing radical SAM protein, with the protein product MKILLVYPYFLHDRTEAENVAAMPIGLYYLAAALIESGHDVVVANWHSLRGKPDIMEAELCEIAPDVLAVSVFAANRWGALDAAKAAKRILPDVRVVFGGIGATFLSRFFLENFEYVDFIIRGEGERAFPAFLDALECGAPLSTVSGLSWREGEGVRENDCAALIENLDELPDPSKYFTFQHVILSRGCPGKCTFCGSPRFWGAKVRFHSPEYLARQVQRLAARGVGFFYVSDDTFTLRREYVLEFCRLLRERVPGAAWQAISRVDRVDEEILEAMRSAGCVQISYGVESGSPAVRERLRKKTDNAQIRRAFDLTTRYGMVARAYIIYGNPGETAESIRESAQLLTEIRPLVTLFHVLTVLPGTELYEQARQRFGISDEVWMNREEDLLWLDMDPELEFEQVHAWGKSLKQGYHDALPGFVDTLETADAPHLSAEFADFFARLGMTFDQGDYASQYAPEQRDPVAEKLYRRALAHAPDNKAFLGLGMLLNRNARTEEAVQMLSRGLSAFPDDPNLRLCLGIGLMNLGRVREALPQLECVAEYPQAQPYLSECRKILEAQDRRR
- a CDS encoding YajQ family cyclic di-GMP-binding protein, which produces MPSFDIVNQIDLQEVDNAVNNVKKELATRFDFRNVPTELDLNKKDKKIDLVTGDDMKVQAIRDLLISHFTRRKVDHRVMEFGDTEPTSKGQLKQSIKLVEGIDKDTAKMIVKMIKDSKLKVQASIQDDQVRVNGKKIDDLQAVIQLLRDAKLELPLQYVNMKS
- a CDS encoding HprK-related kinase B, which gives rise to MNKTPTCKALAEHFQSEFPTTHSLWLRFGEDVIEVRSNLKALHDSLCGYFKEFLTESQRPQIVVTTHDTSAPDLGLTYAIKDPDPGKSKVKEEYVDLVDGRVVRKRLTGMVFIFGDGHHLAVGPCLENDNQVVNFINNRFIERKLNQGCLLGHAAGVCLNGRGLALAGFSGMGKSTLALHLMSRGTTFVSNDRVMISSGEDGPMMFGVAKQPRINPGTALHNPDLARIVSDEDRVRFMALPADELWNLERKYDGLIDVCYGPGRFVLEAPLHGLVILNWKRDRGAVVVRRVDPGERVDLLAAFMKPTGLFYLPADLAAQADPGVEQYVELLSRCPLFEISGGVDFDVAADACIDFLKGGMIGEEGA
- a CDS encoding amphi-Trp domain-containing protein yields the protein MDKNKIEVKQVMAYEDALGYLEALVKGFREGRIVVRRGEEFLTLTPPENVEIEVSAKQKKNKEKFSLELSWLAYEDEGEPLVISDKEPEPKKAEGCDSTPVAVGSVPAAETSVAKEKPAAVAGEKSTPAKDKPAQTNDAASKGAAKPAPKPAGGK
- a CDS encoding potassium channel family protein, with amino-acid sequence MPSKRRNMQLAATAMAFYLVAVTMLYMAESDADSGNIHSISDAVWYSIVTLTTVGYGDFYPVTLPGRIAGLLLVLGSLGVLSVLIGTLTDNFITMRESRHMGYGGTKFSNHIIVVGWDRFAEKVTAQLVTAHNRVCVITEHKENVDLIYEQFPRDWVFVLYAELHNQDVLDKVNISEAKVLFPNLKDDARNLVYVINVRKKHPHLQIVMTLDNYDLQETFENAGVNYTISKNDVSSKMLASYIFEPDVARFNEDLLASASGREDFDVQQYRVLPDCSYAGMPYSQVFEDLKRRFNVVPIGLSKPAGETRVLHKLPDDDMLVEVGDYILLITSGLKVAELECLFKIKEGVF
- the greA gene encoding transcription elongation factor GreA is translated as MESIPISVEGYELVKRELASLKAERPAIIQAIKEAREEGDLSENAGYDAARERQGMLEAKITYIESRVPKFNVIDMTTLGGEKVAFGATVEIQDTDTDEIKRYLLLGPDETSYCKGSISILSPVGRALLGKEVGDEAVVDAPRGKIYYEVLSIEFFGPAITL
- a CDS encoding GAK system CofD-like protein translates to MSARSEPLRIRVSREVRVPDRLKLERYRHTPALGPRVLFFSGGTALRDCCSELVRYTHNSVHVITPFDSGGSSAVLRKAFAMPAVGDIRNRLMALADTSLQGNPEIFNLFAHRLSKTDTREQLIAELESLARGRHRLIACVHDPMRKIIRNHFREFIERMPDDFDLRGASLGNLVLTAGFLANRRHIDPVIFIFSKLVRVLGMVRPVVNKDLHLAVRLADGKEIVGQHMITGKESAPLQKSIADIWTVQSLDDPTPVQATVRRKMKRLIGEADLICFPIGSFYTSVLANLLVAGVGSAVAANACPKVYVPNTLPDPECVGLSVADLVERLLALLRRDAGADAPVGSLLNAVLVDSRNANYPGGLKKKRILALGVEVIDLPLVQGDGSAGIDPEKLVPALMSLT
- a CDS encoding recombinase family protein, encoding MEGKFVSYLRVSTERQGRSGLGIEAQRKAVEDYLNGGQWELLEEYVEVESGKNNDRPELKQALEHCDLTGATLLIAKLDRLSRDAYFLLGLQRSGVRFVCADMPEANELTVGIMALMAQEERKRISERTKAALAAAKARGVKLGNPKGVKHLRGLGNDPAVKRIKDNANHRAERLRGQITKLLEQGITSANGIATELNRNSIRTPRGGQWYAASVQRLMKRLELDLSSHIL